The stretch of DNA TGCCGATGGCGAGTCTTCGGGCCTGATCACGGGCCTGTCCAGTGATCGCGATGGCACCGTCTGGGTCAGCACCGAAAACGGCATCTATTACAGTTCGCTGTTCAATACCAGCCCCGAGAGTTTCAGCCGGATCCAGTTCGTGCCCGGCCTGATTTCCGAGACCGCTTCGACAATCACCACGGATGTGCGCGGCCGGGTCTGGATCGCCTCGGATCGGGGACTGAACATCTACGACCCACTGGCCATCGCCTTCTCGGAGCCGGAGTGGGTCAATGAGTTCAATCGCCTGATCTCGGGCCAGCAGGGTCTGAGCATCAACCGGGTGCTGGCCGATCCTGAAAGCGGCTGGCTGTATCTGGCCACCAACATGGGCCTGTTCCGCGCCAATACTCCCGTGCGCGATCACGGCGAGCAGCCCGCGGACGACACGGTCGTGTATCCCAACCCGTTCCATCCAGAGCGGGACGGACGCCTGTCGATTTCCTCACCCAGTCTGGCCAACGCGGGGGATACCAAGGTCTCGGTCTTCGATCTGGGCGGAAGGCTGATCCGCCGACTGACCCTGAGCCAGGCCGAAGAAGGCTGGGACGGGCGGGATCGCAACGGCGACCTGGTACCCACCGGAGTGTACATGGTGCTGGTGTCAACCTCCTCGGGCAGTGGCAGCGGCAAGGTGGCCGTGATCCGCGACTGAGTCTCCGGACGCAGCAGACACAATCTCCCCGGCAGCGCCGGGCCATTTCCCTGGAAGAGCATGCTGGACCGTCTGTCCATTCGCGATTTCGCCCTCATCGGTCAGCTGGAGCTTGAGTTTCCCGCCGGTTTCACCGCCATCACGGGTGAGACGGGTGCAGGCAAGTCCATGCTGCTGGCCGCCGTGGCCGCCTGCCTGGGCGAGCGCGTCTCGCGCGACGCATTGCGCGAAGGCACTCAGGGCGGCACGGGAAGTGGCGCGCGGGTGGCCTGTGTGTTCACCACGCCACAGGGTGAGTGTCGCGTCGAGCGCGACCTGCGTGACGACGGACGCAGTCGCTACCTGCTGAACGGAGAGGCGTCCAACCAGAAGCAGGTCAAGGCTTTGGCTCCCACCCTGCTGGACCTTCACAGCCAGCGCGACCAGACGCGCCTGCTGGATGCCGTGCAACACGCGGCCCTGCTGGATTCGCTGCCCGCGGTGGAACCGGTGCGCGCGCGGCACACCCACTGCTGGCAGGCCTGGGAGACGGCCCGGGACGCTCATGCGACACTGCTGCGCCAGCGCGAACGTGATCGCGAGCTGCGCGACCTGTGGACCTATCAGCTGGAAGAACTGGATACGCTTGCGGCCCGCCCGGGCGAGGATGTGGCCCTGGCCGAGGAGCAGAGCGCGCTCTCCCATGTGGAAGAAGTGAAACAGGGTGCCTGGCAGTCCGCCGACAGTCTGTGGGAGAACGAGGACAACATTCATGCGCGCCTGGCCGAGATCGTCACTCAATTGCGTCAGCTGGCCCGATGGGACAAGCGCCTGCAGCCCAGCATTGCCCAGCTGGATGAATGTCTGGTGCTGATCGAGGAGGCGGGGCGCAGCCTGGCGGATCATGCGGAAAGCGTGGAGCTGGACCCCGAGCGCCTCGCCGTGGTCCGCGAGCGTCTGGCCGTGATGGACAAACTGATACGCAAGTACGGGGGCAGCCTGGACGCCCTGCTGGCCGAACAGGAGCGCCTGTCACACAGGCTTTCGGAACAGGGTGATCCCGAGCAGCGCCTGCAGGAAGCCGAGCAGGCCCTGACCCGAGCGGGCCGTGACCTGGATGCAGCCGCCGCTGGCCTGAGCGAGGCACGGACCGCGGGAGCCGACTGGCTCTGCACGCGCATCAATCCCCTGCTGTTCGAGCTGGGCATCGAAGGCCGCGGTCTCAGCGTGGTCATGGAACCGGCTGCCGAACACGATCCGCTGGGCGCGGAGCGCCCGCGTTTTCTGGCCGCCACCAACCCGGACAGCCAACCGGCTCCCCTCGAGGAGATCGCCAGCGGGGGAGAACTTTCGCGCATCATGCTGGCCCTGCGCACCGTGCTCAGCGAGCACCACGAAGGGCACTGCCTGCTCTTCGACGAGATCGATACGGGCATCTCGGGTCGCGCCGCTCTGGCAGTGGCACGCCGGATCCGTGAACTGGCCACGCGCCATCAGGTGATCTGCATCACCCACCTGCCCCAGATCGCTGCCGCTGCCGAACACCACCTGGGTGTCGAAAAGGAGTGGGACGGCCAGCGCACGCGCATCACGGCCCGCTGGCTGGACGAGAACGGCCGCCTGGATCACATCGCCCAACTCCAGTCCGGCCACACCGGCCCCCCCGAACGCGCCGCCGCCCGCCGCCTCCGCGAGCAGTTGCAAACGACCTGACATCCTTGCTCTGCAACAACATGATTTCACGACGATGCCTTGCGACGTAGCTTCCAGCCGGGCCCGATGAAGCGCAGCGCAATCCGGGTAACTCACACTGAATTCTTCCGTAACAGGACCCCCCCTGCGGGCATTCGGATGCTGAATGCGTTGTTTGGGGTGACCCGGATTGCGCTGCGCTTATCCGGGCTACGATGTCTGGCAAGTTCAAGGATCTTGCAGCTGCCAATTCTTTCGTTGGCGGTGCGGGTGTCAGATGGTTACTTCGATCACACACGGCAAATCACCAGCAGTATCGAATGAACCACGCCAGGGTGTAGGGTTCAGCATTGGGGGCGCGACATGAATCGACGGCAGTTCTTCAAGGGGTTGGGCGTGGCGGGGGTGAGCAGCCTGTTGCCCTTGCCCGTGATGCGGACCGTGCTGGCCAAGTCGGGAGGGCGGGAGACCGATACCTGCTGGCTCACGCCGCAGGAGACCGCGGGGCCGTTCTACTTCAACGCCAACCTGATACGCGAAGACATTCGCACGGATGTGGACACGGGCGTATACCATGACGGATTGCCCCTGCGCATGAACATCAGCGTGGTGGACGAAGACTGCACTCCAATTCCCGATGTGATCGTGGATGTGTGGCATGCCGACAAGGACGGCCTCTACAGTGGGTACGTCCAGCAGGGCGGCAGCACCGTGGGACAGGACTTCATGCGTGGGATCCAGCTCACCGACTCGGCGGGCAACTGTTCCTTCATCACGAGTTATCCCGGCTGGTATCCCGGTCGGGCCAACCATGTGCATTTCAAGGTGCGCCTGGACAGCACGACCTACGTCACCTCGCAGTTCGCCTTTCCTGATGCGGTGAACGACGAAGTGCATGTGACACCCCTGTATGCCGCGCGAGGGGTGAATCCGACCACCAACAGCCTGGATTCCATCTTCCAGAGTCCCGAGCCCGAGCATGAACTGATGGACGTTGTCAGTGACGGAGATGGCGGGTATACGGGAAGCTACACCATCGGCATCGCGGGGGCCACAGCCGTGCTCCGCGAGGCAGAATACACTCCGGACCGCTTCTGGCTGAAGCCCAACTACCCCAACCCCTTCAACCCCTCGACCACCCTGGTCTTCAACTTGCCCACCTCCAGCACCGTGCGTCTGGTCGTGTTCGACCTGGCGGGCCGCGAGGTGGCACGACTGGCCGAAGGACAGCTGCCCGCTGGCGAGCACCGCCGCACCTTCGACGGCAGCGGCCTGCCCAGCGGCTTCTATTTCTGCAAGCTGGTCGCCGGCACCTTCAGCGACATGCAGGAAATGCTGCTGGTGAAATGATATGAGACGGTTTATGTCTCGACCTAGTCTGCCGACGTGGCTTCAGGCCGGGCCCGGCTGGAAGCTACGGTGGGAGGTTACGGCGGGGGGCGGAGTGGGGGGCGATTGAATCCCCGGGTCAATCAGTCGGGCCTGCATTTCTGGCTTTCCAAGTGCCTGACAAGTGCGATTATTGGCGCGTCCCCCAAGGATGTCTTTCGACCATGACGACCAACCCCCTGCCCGGGTCGGGTGAAATCCCGAAAGAATCCAGATTTCGATTCTATCCTGTGCCGACCGAGGCTGTCTGATGCCCCGGATCCTTCCTGGTTCGATCGTCCGTATACAGAATGGCCGGTTGCCAAGGTTCTGGAAACATCCGGAGGATGGATGAGCCCCCCCGTGCCCATGCCGATCACCTTTCAGCCCAACATCTATGGAAAAGTCCAGAACCTGCTGCCCGAAGGGGCGGGGCGTCGAGCCCTGGATGTGGGAGCCGGTCACGGCCACTTCAGCCACAAGCTGCAGGAACGCGGCTATCAGGTGGATGCATGTGATTTTCTGCCCGAACTCTTCCAATGCCCCACGATTCCTTTCCGCAGGGCCAACCTGAACGAGAGCCTGCCCTACGAGGACAATCAGTTCGACCTGGTGGTGAGCATCGAGGTGGTGGAGCACATCGAGAACCACTTCACCTTCATGAGCGAATTGCTGCGTGTGGCCAGGCCCGGGGCCGTGATCATCGTGACCACTCCCAATGTGCTCAGCCTGTCCTCGCGCTGGCATCACTTCCTCTACGGGTACTGCGACTGCGCGCCGGTGCCGCTGGATCCGGGCATGGAGGCGTACTTCATGCAGCACATCAACCCCATCAGCCTGCCCCAGTTGATCTTTCACGCGGAACGCTTCGGGGGCGAGGTGGTCGGCGTGGCCACCAACCGTTACCGCAAGGGCTCGCTGCTGTTCATGCCCATCCTCTATCCACTGCTGGCCCTTTCCCTGCGTCGCAAGCTGCTCGGTCGCAAATACCGGGAAAAGGAAGGCCTGCACCGTCGCCACCTGCGCTGGATGTGCACCCGGGCCAATCTGCTGGGACGTATCACGATCCTCCAGGTGCGCAAGCGCGACCTGAGCTGACGGATTCCTGTCGGCCTTCTGCCTCCATCTTGCCAGATTCACGCGTCGCAGGCTGCGCGCATTCCTGCGGCAGGCACTCGCTGCGAGCAAGGCAAAGAGGAGGTGGATCGTGCCCGAAAGACCCGATCCGCTGCGTCCACCCGCTGGACGCGCGGCCTGGCGGAACACACTGCACACCGTGATTTTCGGCCACGAGACCCGCGGAGGCAAAGCCTTCGACCTGGTGCTGATCGTGACCATCCTGCTCAGTGTGCTGGCGATGATGCTGGATTCCGTCAGTTCCATCCGCGAGAACTACGGGAGCCAGCTGCTCCTGCTGGAGTGGATCTTCACCGGATTGTTCACGCTGGAGTATCTGGTGCGGCTGGTCTGTGCCCCGCGCGCAGCAGGTTATGCCCGCAGTTTCTTCGGTCTGGTTGATCTCGCCTCGATTCTGCCCACCTACCTCAGTCTGGTGCTTCCGGGTACCCAGTATCTGCAGATCATCCGCATCCTGCGTGTGCTGAGAGTGTTTCGGGTCCTGAAGCTGGCCGAGTACATCGGGGAAGCGGATGTGCTGATGGTGGCCATCCGCAACAGCCGCCGCAAGCTTTCGATCTTCATCGCCACCGTCTTCACCATCGCGGTATTCCTGGGTGCCGCGATGTATGTGGTGGAAGGCAGCACCCACGGGTTCACCAGCATTCCCCAGTCGATCTACTGGACCATCGTCACCATCACCACCGTGGGTTATGGGGACATCGCCCCGCAGACTCCTCTGGGCCAGAGCCTGGCGTCGGTGATCATGTTGCTGGGCTATGCCATCGTGGCGGTTCCCACGGGCATTGTTACCGTGGAGCTGGGCCGGAGCCGGGCCGCAAGGCGTGCCTGCCCGGGCTGCTCCTCGAGCGATCACGAACAGGATGCCAGATATTGCAAACTGTGCGGCAGCCCACTTTGACCGTTCTCCGACACACTCTCCGGGTTGGCCGCTTCCGGCCATGAAACACCTGGGTCCAGTGGCCGGCGAAGACCATGGATTGACACACAAAGGGGGAATCGTGGCCGACCTGAACCAGAGCCTCGCGGAGAATCGCCGGATCCTGCGGGAGCTTCTGGACACCATCCGGGCCTGTGAGACGAACTGGAACCAGCCCGCAGCCCCGGGCAAGTGGTCGCCCGCCCAGATCACCGAGCATCTGGCGCGTTCACTTGAAGAATCGGCCCTTGTCGTGCGAGGTACGAAGAACAGCTTTCCGGTGTTGCCGTCCTTTCTGCGGCCGGTGATCCGTCTGTTCTTCCTTCGCATTCTGCGCAAGGAACGCCTGCCCCGCGCCCGCACCAGCCGGGCCTTCAATCCGGTCACCGGATCCGCCACGGCCGCAGCCGGAGCCGCAAGACTTGAAGCGGCCCTGCTGACTCTGGAGCAGGATTGCCGGACACGGGTGGCCGGTGGACTGCAGGTCCACAGCGGCATCTTCGGGACGGTGGGCGTGGGGGACTTCGCGCGATTCCAGGGGCTGCACATGCGGCACCACCATGCACAGTACACACGCATTCTGTAGCTCAAGCATGCGCACCCGTTCCGCTGCAGCAATCGACAAGGACCGGGAGGTGATTCCATGACAGGCACCCAGATCGGTTTTCTGCACCCGGGCGCAATGGGGGTCTCGCTGGCGGCCAGTGCCGCGGCCAGCGGTTGTGTGCCATGCTGGGTTTCCGAGGGACGCAGCCCCGCCACGCGCGAACGTGCCGACTCACACGGACTGCAGGAAGTCGCCAGCCTGCGGGAATTGTGTGAGCGCTGTTCCATCCTGGTCAGCATCTGCCCGCCGCACGCGGCCGATGCCGTGGCCCGCCAGGTACGTGAGATGGGCTATCGCGGCATCTATGCCGACTTCAATGCCATTTCGCCGGACCGCATGCGCGAGATCGGACGCCTGCAACACGAAGCCGGAATGAAGGCTGTGGATGGCGCGATCATTGGTCCTCCGGCCTGGCACCCCGATTCGACCACTTTATTCCTTGCCGGACCCATGGCGCAGGAGCTTGCCGAGTGCTTTGCGGCCGCCCCTCTGAGGACTCGCGTGATCGGAGACGGGATCGGTCGGGCCTCGGCGCTCAAGATGTGTTACGCGGCAGTGTCCAAGGGGCGGGCGGCGCTGAACTGCGCGGTGCTGGCCGCCGCTGAGTCGCTGGGCGTGCGCGGGGAACTGGAATCCTGCTGGGATGAGGATCAGGCGGGTTCCAGCGAGCGCATCCGGGAACAGGCACGCCGGGTCACCGCGAAAGCCTGGCGCTTTCAGGGGGAAATGGCCGAGATCGCGGCCACACTGTCCGCAGCGGGTGTGCCCGAGGGGTTCCATGAGGCCGCCGGCGAGATTTACGGCCGCATGGCGCCGTTCAAGGACGCTGCGAAGCTTCCGGAACTTGACAGCGTGCTGGCCGCCCTGCGGGGCCGTCAAGGCACGGATGTCCCCGGAGAATGATCGGGATCGGGTCGCGAGAACGGTCCTTCCAATCCCACGACCGTGCGCCTCGACTCGGCATTGGCAATCTGGATCGAAAACAGGACCTTTTTCGGCCACATTCCGGAACCTTGCCGCCCCGTCCGGAGTCTTGGGCTGATCCCCACCGGATATCTGTCGGGGCAACGAATCGAGCCGGGGCGCCCACAGGGACGGGGGAAAGATGAAGCGTTCGCGCATGGAAGCATTCAGCGATGGAGTGCTGGCCATCCTGATCACCATCATGGTGCTGGAACTGAAGGTTCCCCATGGAGATGGACTGGAAGCCCTGCTGCCGCTGGTGCCGGTTTTCCTGAGCTATGTGCTCAGCTTCATCTATCTGGGCATTTACTGGAACAACCACCACCACCTGCTGCACACGGTGGAGCAGGTGGACGCGCCGATTCTCTGGGCCAACCTGCACCTGCTGTTCTGGTTGTCGCTGGTGCCCTTCACCACGGGCTGGATGGGCGAAAACCATTTTGCGGCGGCCACGGTGGCGGTCTATGGGGTGGTTCTTCTGATGGCCGCCCTGTCGTATTTCGTGCTGCAGCTGGCGATCGTGCGCTCCCAGGGACCCGATTCGCTGCTCCGCAAGGCGATCGGCCAGGACTGGAAGGGCAAGGTCTCGATCGGGTTGTACTCCATCGCGATCATGCTGACCATGGTGCTGCCCGAACTGGCCACCGCCGTCTATGTCCTGGTCGCACTGATGTGGTTGCTGCCCGATCGCCGCATCGAGCGGGTGCTGATCACTGATTGATGCAGTCCGGGTCAACGGGATTCAGAACACGAGTGGGAGACTGACGATGATACCAGCGCGTGAAGCCCTGGAGCGCCTGCGAGAGGGAAACCTCCGGTTCGCGGAAGAGGATCACAGCCTTCATGAGAACTCGGGCAGCTCACGGCGCAACGAACTGACCTCCGGGCAGACACCGTTCGCGATCATTCTGGGCTGCTCGGACTCACGGGTGCCCGCCGAGATCGTCTTTGATCAGGGGCTGGGTGACCTGTTCGTGATTCGCGTCGCGGGCAACATCGTTGCACCCTCGCTGGTGGGCAGCATCGAATTCGCGGCCACCAAGTTCAACACCAGGCTGGTGGTGGTGCTGGGGCATACCCAGTGCGGCGCGATCGAGGCCACGCTCGAGGAACTGCAGCAGCCGATGAACGTGCAGTCGCGCAATCTGCGCTCGATCGTGGACCGCATTCGCCCTTCGGTGGAATCCCTGCTGGTGACCGACCTGCGCCACAACCCGGCCGCCCTGGTGCAGCAGGCCGTGCGTGCCAACATCCGGGTTTCCGTGTCCCAGTTGCGACACGGTTCCGAAGTGCTCGAGCAACTGATCCACAAGGAAGGACTGCAGATCGTCGGTGCCGAGTACTCCCTCGAAACCGGACGTGTCGAGTTCTTCGATGATCTCACGGATTCCTGAACCAACCCGATTCGCCGTCCCTTGAGGGGCCGGCAAGCCGAAAGGACCTGATGGCCCATGACGACTCGCCCAACCCTTGACCGTGTGAGCCAGGCACTGCAGGATTTTCTGCGACTGGAGGCATCCGGAGGACTGCTGCTGATGCTGGCCACCGTGCTGGCCATGAGCGTGGCCAATTCTCCCCTGGCCGCCCATTATCTCTCCCTGCTGGACATGCCCGTCCAGATGCGCATTGGAGCGCTGGACCTGCACAAGCCCCTCATTCTCTGGATCAATGATGGCCTGATGGCCGTGTTCTTCCTGTTGGTGGGCATGGAGCTGAAGCGGGAAATCGTGGAGGGCCATCTTTCCAGCCTGCGCCAGGCCAGCCTTCCCGCTTTTGCGGCGATCGGCGGCATGGTCGCGCCCGCACTGTTCTATCTGGTGTTCAACCGGGGTGACGCCATTGCCACCCGGGGCTGGGCGGTACCCACCGCCACGGACATCGCCTTCGCGCTGGGTGTGCTCACCCTGCTCGGACCACGCGTGCCAGCCGCATTGAAGGCCTTCCTGTTGAGCATCGCCATCTTCGATGATCTGGGAGCGATCATCGTGATCGCACTGTTCTACACGGCGGAACTCTCGATGGGATCCCTGGCCATCGCCGGGGCGATGATCGGCGGACTGGCCCTGCTCAACCGGGCGGGTGTCACACGTCCCGTGTTCTACATTCTGCTGGGAATTCCCCTCTGGGTGGCCGTGCTCAAGTCGGGCGTGCATGCCACCCTGGCCGGAGTGGTGCTGGCGATGTTCATTCCTCTGGGAACGACCGGCAACAAGCACGGCAGCAATGCCGGACATAGCCCGCTCAAGGACCTGGAGCATGCGCTGCATCCCTGGGTGGCGTTCGGTGTACTGCCGATCTTCGCCTTCGCCAACGCGGGCGTGCCGCTGGGCGGATTCACTCTGGCTGACACACTGCATCCGGTTCCGCTGGGCATCGTCTCCGGGCTGTTCCTGGGCAAGCAGGTGGGTGTGATGCTGGCCTGCTGGATCGCCGTGAAACTGGGACTGGCCGCCCGCCCCGACGGTATCGGCTGGGGACCTCTGTACGGAGCGGCCCTGCTCTGCGGCATCGGGTTCACCATGAGTCTCTTCATCGCCTCGTTGGCCTTCGAGCAAGGCGGCATGGACTGGCAGGGACTCGAGCGCCTGGGAATCCTGGTGGGATCGTTGATCTCCGGTGTGGCTGGTTACTTCGTGCTGCGCGCCAGCCTCAAGGAGAGCGCGCCAGCCTGAAGCCGCATGCCGTGACCCCTGCCCTGTGACACAGAACGTCCGGGTGCACGGGCTTGAGCCCTGACATGGTCAATGGTATCATGGCGCCCCGGGAACCAATGCCCGGGGCGCCATCAGCATTCGCAAGGCCGGTCCTGTCCAGTGCTGGCCGCTTCCATGGAAATCCGTCGCCCGCAGCTTTTCTCAATCAACCTGCCGACCCGCGCGCGGGTCCAACCGGATGGGATCGTGATGGAAAACACCAGTGCCAGCAGTGGTCTGCTCTCGACCATCGGCAGTTCGATGCGCGCTCTGATGCAGCAGTTGTTCTCGCTGAAACCGGACACGGATTACGATGGAACCCTGCAAAGGGTGCGCGCCGACATCGATTTCCGGGGTGGCAACATCTGGGCCCTGGTCTTCGCGATCCTGATCGCTTCGGTTGGCCTGAATGTCAACTCCACCGCGGTGGTGATCGGCGCCATGTTGATCTCGCCGCTGATGGGACCCATCGTGGGCACGGGCTTTGGCCTGGCCACCAACGATTTTCCCCTCCTGCGCCGCAGCGCGCGCAATCTGCTGCTGGCCACGGGCGTGGCGCTGGTGGCTTCCACGCTCTACTTCCTGATCTCGCCGCTTGAGGATGCCCAGTCCGAATTGCTGGCGCGCACACGCCCCACGCTCTATGATGTGATGATCGCGCTCTTCGGTGGCGGAGCGGGCGTGGTGGCCGTGACACGCAAGGCGATGAAGGGCAATGTGGTGCCCGGCGTGGCGATCGCCACCGCCCTGATGCCCCCGCTCTGCACGGCGGGCTACGGACTGGCCCAGGGCAATCTCTGGTTCTTCCTGGGGGCGATGCATCTCTTTCTGATCAACGCGCTCTTCATCTGTCTGGCCACCCTGGGCTTCGTGAGACTGATGTACTTCGAGCGGGTGGCCGAGCTGGACAAGGAGCATGTCACTCGTGCACGATTCCTGATCGTGCTGATGACCTTCGCCATTGCCGTGCCCAGCGCGTTCACGGGTTGGCGTGTGATCCAGGAAGCCCGCTTCCAGCAGGTGGCCAGGCGCTACATCAGCGAGAATCTGGCGTTCAATGATCGGGCCATTCTCAATGTGGACCTGAAGTATTCGCGCAATGGTTCCACCATCACGGCCACCCTGCTGGGCCAACCGCTGCCGCCCGAGGTGAAGACCATGCTCGAGGAACGCCTGCGGACCTACGGACTGGAAGGCACCCAGCTGGTACTGAATCAGCCCGTGGACGGCCAGGCCAACGTGGAGCAGTTGAGCCAGATGGTGCGTCAGGGCATTCTCGAGGATCTGTACCAACGCAACGATGCGGCCCTGAGTGCGCGCGAGGAGCAGATACGCGTGCTGGAAGACGAAGTGGTGCGTCTGCGCTCGACCCAGTTTCCGGTGGGCGAACTGAGCAAGGAGCTGGCGGCGCTCTATCCCGACCTGGTCTCGATCGGGGTGGGGCATGAAAAGAAGGTGCACGACGTCGTTCCCGACTCGCTGCTCTCGCTGGTGGTGATGGCCCAATGGACGAAGATGCCCGGGCGCGAGGAACAGAACCGCCTGCGCGACTTCCTGATGCTGCGGCTGAAGGTGGACGGCCTGAGCCTGTTCAATTCGAAGGTGGACTGAGCCGAAAGGAGCGATATCGTGCGACAGCCTGAGGGGTTTGCCACGGTCACCCCGTACTTCTTCGTGAACGATGCGGAATCCTTTGTGGCATTTCTTGTGAATGGCCTGGGTGGAAAGGAAGTCCTGCGCTCCCTGCGTCCCGATGGACACATCGCCAATGCGCAGGTGAGCCTGGGCAATGCGACCGTCATGGTCAGCGAAGCCAGCGCGGACTACCCTGCGATGGCCTCCGCCTTCTATCTGTACGTGGAGGATGCGCACGCGTCAATGGCCCGGGCCCTGCAGGCCGGAGCCACCCTGGAGATGGCCGTGGGTGACATGTCCTACGGCGACCGGCAGGGCGGCGTGCGCGATGGGCATGGCAACATCTGGTGGATTTCGCAGCGTCTGGTTGATGAACCGTATCGCGTCTGAGGCACTTGCGGAAAACCCGGGACCCGATGTCCCGATCAAGCGTGCCCGGTCTCCGTACCTGGCAGAAAGCACATCATGTCGAACCGCGTCCGTCTGTGGTCGTGGGGAATCCTGATCATCGCCTGTGTGCCGATGTTGGGAATCGTTGACTGGCTCACCGGGTACGAATTCAACTTCTTCGTGTTCTATTTCCTGCCGGTCTCGCTGGCGGCCTGGATCTTCGGCTGGGCCGGTTCGGTGGGCATCGCCGTGTTGTGCGCCCTGGTCTGGTTCGGCGCGGACCTGAGTTCGGGGCATGTGTTCCAGAATACCGCGCTTGCGGTCTGGAACACGATGAT from Candidatus Delongbacteria bacterium encodes:
- a CDS encoding DUF389 domain-containing protein, which codes for MMENTSASSGLLSTIGSSMRALMQQLFSLKPDTDYDGTLQRVRADIDFRGGNIWALVFAILIASVGLNVNSTAVVIGAMLISPLMGPIVGTGFGLATNDFPLLRRSARNLLLATGVALVASTLYFLISPLEDAQSELLARTRPTLYDVMIALFGGGAGVVAVTRKAMKGNVVPGVAIATALMPPLCTAGYGLAQGNLWFFLGAMHLFLINALFICLATLGFVRLMYFERVAELDKEHVTRARFLIVLMTFAIAVPSAFTGWRVIQEARFQQVARRYISENLAFNDRAILNVDLKYSRNGSTITATLLGQPLPPEVKTMLEERLRTYGLEGTQLVLNQPVDGQANVEQLSQMVRQGILEDLYQRNDAALSAREEQIRVLEDEVVRLRSTQFPVGELSKELAALYPDLVSIGVGHEKKVHDVVPDSLLSLVVMAQWTKMPGREEQNRLRDFLMLRLKVDGLSLFNSKVD
- a CDS encoding VOC family protein; translated protein: MRQPEGFATVTPYFFVNDAESFVAFLVNGLGGKEVLRSLRPDGHIANAQVSLGNATVMVSEASADYPAMASAFYLYVEDAHASMARALQAGATLEMAVGDMSYGDRQGGVRDGHGNIWWISQRLVDEPYRV